Proteins from a single region of Mytilus trossulus isolate FHL-02 chromosome 2, PNRI_Mtr1.1.1.hap1, whole genome shotgun sequence:
- the LOC134707227 gene encoding probable peptidyl-tRNA hydrolase isoform X2, whose amino-acid sequence MGKVVGVGNLDMLDTRHSVGMQVINQLANQLRVSWTNERKTCQGYVAIHTFENQQRCILLKPKVAMNINGRSVQKAVNHYGILPENVYLIHDEIDKAVGKYGFKYGGSARGHKGIRSIQQSLQSEDIPRLWVGIDRPVSKSEVADYVLRKFNADERRDISHTLDNCIQALNNEFQKQFGVKLLDTT is encoded by the exons atGGGAAAG GTAGTAGGGGTAGGGAACCTTGATATGCTTGACACAAGACACAGTGTGGGTATGCAGGTCATTAATCAGCTAGCCAATCAGCTCAGAGTATCTTGGACCAATGAAAGGAAGACTTGTCAAGGCTATGTAGCTATTCACACTTTTGAAAATCAGCAAAGATGTATTCTTCTAAAACCAAAAGTAGCCATGAATATTAATGGAAGAAGTGTCCAAAAAGCAG taaATCACTATGGTATACTTCCTGAGAATGTCTATCTGAtacatgatgaaattgacaaagCTGTTGGAAAATATGGTTTTAAGTACGGAGGCAGTGCAAG GGGACATAAAGGTATTCGTTCAATCCAACAGTCTTTACAATCAGAG gATATTCCAAGGTTATGGGTTGGAATAGATAGACCTGTATCCAAGTCTGAAGTAGCAGATTATGTGCTTAGAAAATTTAATGCTGATGAAAGGAGGGATATTAGTCATACTTTAGATAACTGTATTCAAGCCCTGAACAATGAATTTCAAAAGCAGTTTGGTGTGAAGCTGCTTGATACTACATAA
- the LOC134707227 gene encoding probable peptidyl-tRNA hydrolase isoform X1, protein MIKFANIFKQSISKVSSFLRQHSENNARKNNRITMQSTKYLYCRMASGYSFQSQNQGDFMVVGVGNLDMLDTRHSVGMQVINQLANQLRVSWTNERKTCQGYVAIHTFENQQRCILLKPKVAMNINGRSVQKAVNHYGILPENVYLIHDEIDKAVGKYGFKYGGSARGHKGIRSIQQSLQSEDIPRLWVGIDRPVSKSEVADYVLRKFNADERRDISHTLDNCIQALNNEFQKQFGVKLLDTT, encoded by the exons ATGATAAAATTtgctaacatatttaaacaatcaATAAGCAAAGTTTCATCATTCTTACGTCAACACTCAGAAAATAATGCTCGGAAAAATAACAGGATTACTATGCAATCAACCAAATATCTATACTGCAGAATGGCGTCAGGTTATTCATTTCAGAGTCAAAATCAAGGGGATTTTATG GTAGTAGGGGTAGGGAACCTTGATATGCTTGACACAAGACACAGTGTGGGTATGCAGGTCATTAATCAGCTAGCCAATCAGCTCAGAGTATCTTGGACCAATGAAAGGAAGACTTGTCAAGGCTATGTAGCTATTCACACTTTTGAAAATCAGCAAAGATGTATTCTTCTAAAACCAAAAGTAGCCATGAATATTAATGGAAGAAGTGTCCAAAAAGCAG taaATCACTATGGTATACTTCCTGAGAATGTCTATCTGAtacatgatgaaattgacaaagCTGTTGGAAAATATGGTTTTAAGTACGGAGGCAGTGCAAG GGGACATAAAGGTATTCGTTCAATCCAACAGTCTTTACAATCAGAG gATATTCCAAGGTTATGGGTTGGAATAGATAGACCTGTATCCAAGTCTGAAGTAGCAGATTATGTGCTTAGAAAATTTAATGCTGATGAAAGGAGGGATATTAGTCATACTTTAGATAACTGTATTCAAGCCCTGAACAATGAATTTCAAAAGCAGTTTGGTGTGAAGCTGCTTGATACTACATAA